A single genomic interval of Rhododendron vialii isolate Sample 1 chromosome 3a, ASM3025357v1 harbors:
- the LOC131320153 gene encoding rho guanine nucleotide exchange factor 8-like — MVREQSGIQLSRSFNFKRIFEIPGRQAQGLNSEETNCGIGNSIEEKQYKSEGATPAAIEPIGSVFDRSSEKGPISRLSKEGGGGGTTPQSMDRQTSDVELMKERFVKLLLGEDMSGGGKGVSSALALSNAITNLAASVFGEQRKLEPMSEDRKAKWKKEIDLLLSVTDYIVEFVPSQQKAKDGTNMEIMVTQQRKDLLMNIPALRKLDAMLIDCLNNFRDQSEFWYVSKDADESEQGIQRDDKWWLPTVKVPPEGLSDASRKWMQFQKDSVNQVLKASMAINAQTLSEMDIPENYIESLPKNGRSSLGESIYKSITVEFFDPEDFLSNMDMSTEHKVLDLKNRIEASIVIWKRKMHHKDSKSSWGSAISSEKRELFEERAETILLLLKHRFPGLPQSSLDISKIQYNKDVGYAILESYSRVLESLAYTVMSRIEDVLYADSLTQDPSLAVCERKLSTEPTLKEGPRSSSCHSTECIETPSTAETPNSKTLSDFMGWSLDQGESTDMKKNNSTGNLECYFKDDNEKLSKSNEVCTNKKFSYMEKLETLGGLRSTARF, encoded by the exons ATGGTTAGAGAGCAAAGTGGAATTCAATTATCGCGGTCTTTCAATTTCAAGAGGATCTTTGAGATTCCAGGAAGACAAGCGCAGGGTTTGAATTCCGAAGAAACAAACTGTGGGATTGGAAATTCCATTGAGGAGAAGCAATATAAGAGCGAAGGTGCTACACCTGCGGCAATAGAGCCAATAGGATCCGTGTTTGATCGGTCTAGCGAAAAGGGTCCTATTTCGCGGTTGAGcaaggagggaggaggaggaggaacgaCTCCACAAAGCATGGACCGGCAGACTTCAG ATGTCGAATTGATGAAAGAAAGGTTTGTTAAGCTTCTTCTAGGAGAGGATATGTCAGGTGGTGGGAAGGGTGTTTCATCAGCTCTGGCTTTGTCTAATGCTATTACAAATCTTGCTG CTTCTGTTTTCGGAGAACAACGGAAGTTGGAACCCATGTCCGAAGACAGGAAAGCAAAGTGGAAAAAGGAAATAGATTTGCTTTTATCCGTGACTGATTACATAGTTGAGTTTGTCCCTTCTCAACAGAAAGCGAAGGACGGAACAAACATGGAg ATAATGGTGACGCAACAAAGAAAAGATCTGCTCATGAATATCCCGGCCCTGCGCAAGCTTGACGCAATGCTCATT GATTGCCTAAATAACTTCAGAGACCAGAGCGAATTCTGGTATGTCTCAAAAGATGCTGATGAATCGGAGCAAGGGATCCAGAGAGATGACAAATGGTGGCTACCTACCGTCAAAGTACCGCCAGAAGGGCTATCAGATGCATCAAGAAAGTGGATGCAATTTCAAAAGGACTCTGTGAACCAAGTACTCAAAGCATCAATGGCCATAAATGCTCAAACACTATCGGAAATGGATATCCCTGAAAACTACATTGAATCCCTCCCAAAG AACGGTAGATCAAGCCTTGGTGAATCAATATACAAGAGCATTACAGTTGAGTTCTTTGACCCGGAGGATTTCCTGTCAAACATGGACATGTCAACAGAGCACAAAGTTCTTGACCTAAAGAACAGGATTGAGGCTTCCATTGTGATTTGGAAGAGGAAAATGCACCACAAGGATTCAAAGTCTTCTTGGGGTTCAGCTATAAGTTCGGAGAAGAGAGAGCTATTTGAAGAGAGAGCGGAGACAATCTTGCTCCTACTCAAGCATCGGTTCCCTGGACTTCCTCAATCCTCACTTGATATAAGCAAAATACAATATAACAAG GATGTTGGATATGCTATTTTAGAGAGCTACTCAAGGGTACTAGAAAGCTTGGCCTACACGGTCATGTCTCGCATAGAAGATGTCTTATATGCAGATTCTCTCACTCAAGATCCATCACTCGCAGTATGCGAACGAAAGCTTTCAACTGAACCCACACTGAAGGAAGGGCCGCGTAGCTCCTCATGCCATTCCACAGAATGTATCGAAACACCAAGTACTGCAGAGACGCCAAATTCAAAAACACTCTCCGATTTCATGGGATGGAGTTTGGATCAAGGCGAGTCAACCGATATGAAGAAAAATAACTCAACAGGAAACTTGGAATGCTACTTCAAGGATGATAACGAGAAGTTGAGCAAAAGTAATGAAGTCTGCACCAACAAGAAATTTTCTTACATGGAAAAGCTTGAGACCTTGGGTGGGCTAAGAAGTACGGCCCGGTTCTGA